The Solanum lycopersicum chromosome 6, SLM_r2.1 genome has a window encoding:
- the LOC101257274 gene encoding uncharacterized protein, whose product MALRNFYKEIKGLKVKEVPGYLKPMLSVGYAKNAIRKGLDNYHAKYIETSSVDPLLHVCFGGMILSYLVALPNERRHLEHQQHGGGH is encoded by the coding sequence ATGGCGTTGAGGAACTTCTACAAGGAGATAAAGGGATTGAAGGTGAAGGAGGTTCCGGGGTACCTAAAGCCGATGCTCTCAGTCGGTTACGCGAAGAATGCTATCAGGAAGGGTTTGGATAACTACCATGCTAAGTACATCGAAACCAGCTCCGTTGATCCTCTTCTCCATGTATGCTTCGGAGGCATGATATTATCCTATCTCGTCGCCCTTCCAAATGAGCGACGTCACCTCGAGCATCAACAGCACGGCGGCGGACATTGA
- the LOC101254704 gene encoding uncharacterized protein, which translates to MARSIAQALNLIRTTTVATSYTTRNALLLVASRSESTQADRSTGSDTPEAEAEALAVQRIEEAIHRIIVRRSAPDWLPFRPGASYWVPPRRSSYGVADLVHKLANTLTEEEIMSLATFRGWPSSNFYLDNDECNVAKKEVQSEDEEV; encoded by the exons ATGGCCCGTTCCATCGCTCAAGCCCTAAATCTGATCCGAACCACCACCGTCGCCACCTCATACACCACCCGAAATGCTCTGCTACTGGTAGCTTCTAGAAGCGAGTCCACTCAGGCAGACAGGAGCACCGGATCTGACACCCCGGAGGCAGAGGCGGAGGCGCTAGCGGTGCAGAGGATTGAGGAAGCCATTCATCGGATCATAGTACGACGATCGGCTCCCGATTGGCTTCCGTTCCGTCCTGGTGCTTCTTACTGGGTTCCACCTCGACGTAGTTCGTACGGTGTTGCCGATCTCGTCCACAAGCTCGCTAATACGCTCACGGAAGAGGAAATTATGTCTCTCGCTACGTTCCGTGGCTGGCCTTCATCTAATTTCTATCTTGATAATG ACGAGTGTAATGTGGCCAAAAAAGAAGTCCAGTCTGAGGACGAGGAAGTTTAA
- the LOC543862 gene encoding vacuolar H+-ATPase A2 subunit isoform, with protein sequence MPSLFGGPLTTFEDSEKESEYGYVRKVSGPVVVADGMAGAAMYELVRVGHDNLIGEIIRLEGDSATIQVYEETAGLMVNDPVLRTRKPLSVELGPGILGNIFDGIQRPLKTIAKRSGDVYIPRGVSVPALDKDILWEFEPKKIGEGDILTGGDLYANVFENSLMEHHVALPPDAMGKITYIAPAGHYSLKDTVLELEFQGVKKQFTMLQSWPVRTPRPVAAKLAADTPLLTGQRVLDALFPSVLGGTCAIPGAFGCGKTVISQALSKYSNSDTVVYVGCGERGNEMAEVLMDFPQLTMTLPDGREESVMKRTTLVANTSNMPVAAREASIYTGITIAEYFRDMGYNVSMMADSTSRWAEALREISGRLAEMPADSGYPAYLAARLASFYERAGKVKCLGGPERNGSVTIVGAVSPPGGDFSDPVTSATLGIVQVFWGLDKKLAQRKHFPSVNWLISYSKYSGALESFYEKFDPDFINIRTKAREVLQREDDLNEIVQLVGKDALAETDKITLETAKLLREDYLAQNAFTPYDKFCPFYKSVWMLRNIIHFYNLANQAVERGAGMDGQKMTYTLIKHRLGDLFYRLVSQKFEDPAEGEDALVAKFKKLHDDLTAGFRNLEDETR encoded by the exons ATGCCATCTCTCTTTGGAGGTCCTCTTACTACATTTGAAGATTCTGAAAAGGAGAGTGAGTATGGTTACGTCAGAAAG GTGTCTGGACCAGTGGTTGTTGCAGATGGAATGGCTGGGGCTGCCATGTATGAACTTGTTCGTGTCGGACATGACAATCTTATTGGTGAAATTATTAGGCTGGAAGGAGATTCCGCGACAATTCAGG TCTATGAAGAAACAGCTGGGCTGATGGTGAATGATCCTGTCTTACGTACACGcaag CCCCTGTCAGTAGAGCTTGGTCCTGGAATCTTGGGAAACATCTTCGATGGTATTCAG AGGCCACTGAAGACAATCGCAAAAAGATCTGGGGATGTCTACATCCCTCGAGGTGTATCTGTTCCAGCCCTTGACAAGGATATACTCTGGGAATTTGAGCCAAAGAAAATAG GCGAGGGAGATATCTTAACAGGTGGAGATCTGTATGCT AACGTCTTTGAAAACAGCTTAATGGAACATCATGTTGCACTTCCTCCAGATGCCATGGGAAAAATTACTTACATTGCTCCCGCTGGTCATTACTCTTTGAAG GATACTGTTCTTGAGCTCGAGTTTCAAGGTGTCAAAAAGCAGTTCACTATGCTTCAG AGTTGGCCTGTACGTACACCTAGGCCGGTTGCTGCAAAGTTAGCTGCTGATACTCCTCTGCTTACTGGACAG CGTGTTCTTGATGCTCTGTTCCCTTCAGTGCTTGGGGGTACTTGTGCTATACCAGGTGCATTTGGCTGCGGTAAAACAGTGATTAGTCAAGCTCTTTCCAAG TACTCTAACTCAGACactgtggtctatgttggttgtGGGGAAAGAGGGAATGAAATGGCCGAG GTGCTAATGGATTTTCCTCAATTGACAATGACATTACCTGATGGACGTGAAGAGTCTGTCATGAAACGTACCACACTTGTTGCTAATACTTCAAACATGCCTGTGGCTGCTCGTGAGGCCTCAATCTATACAG GCATTACTATAGCAGAATATTTCAGAGACATGGGGTACAATGTGAGCATGATGGCAGATTCTACATCTCGTTGGGCCGAAGCTTTACGTGAAATTTCAGGTCGGCTG GCAGAGATGCCTGCAGACAGTGGATATCCTGCTTATCTTGCTGCACGTTTGGCATCTTTTTATGAACGTGCTGGTAAAGTTAAATGTCTTGGTGGACCTGAGAGAAATGGGAGTGTGACAATTGTTGGTGCTGTTTCTCCTCCTGGAGGAGATTTCTCAGATCCTGTTACATCCGCAACCCTGGGTATTGTTCAG GTCTTCTGGGGACTGGACAAGAAATTGGCTCAGAGGAAACACTTCCCTTCTGTAAATTGGCTTATTTCCTATTCAAAATACTCAGGG GCCTTGGAGTCCTTTTATGAGAAGTTTGATCCTGATTTTATCAACATAAGGACAAAAGCCCGTGAGGTTCTGCAAAGGGAGGATGACCTAAATGAAATTGTGCAA CTTGTTGGTAAAGATGCTCTAGCTGAAACAGATAAAATCACTTTGGAAACTGCAAAGCTTTTGAGGGAGGACTACCTTGCACAAAATGCATTTACTCC GTACGACAAATTCTGTCCTTTCTACAAGTCTGTTTGGATGTTACGGAATATTATCCATTTCTATAACTTAGCCAACCAG GCCGTTGAACGAGGAGCTGGTATGGATGGCCAGAAGATGACCTACACTCTCATTAAGCATCGCCTAGGGGATTTATTCTACCGTTTGGT GTCCCAAAAATTTGAGGATCCAGCCGAAGGAGAGGATGCTTTGGTAGCCAAGTTTAAGAAGCTTCATGATGATTTGACTGCTGGTTTCCGCAACCTTGAGGATGAAACTCGATAA
- the LOC101253796 gene encoding reticulon-like protein B22 isoform X2, whose product MEELNANEEIRRTINPRRKKDLRGPVPFIIIICGTLVYYHCVYRNASIVSLVSDVFTVILCSLAILGLLYRQMNISVPVDPLEWQISQNTANRVLACIANTIGAAESVLRVSATGHDKRLFVKVVVTLYVLSVLGRIASGVTVAYAGLCFLCLYMLVENSQLISVCLSSQRKRKDSRETVQSD is encoded by the exons ATGGAAGAATTGAACGCTAATGAGGAGATTCGAAGGACAATAAACCCTAGGAGGAAGAAGGATTTGCGTGGTCCCGTACCCTTCATTATCATCATCTGCGGCACTCTCGTTTACTACCACTGTGTTTATCGGAATGCCAGTATCGTCTCTCTCGTCTCTGACGTCTTTACTGTAATCCTTTGCTCCCTCGCCATTCTCGGACTCCTGTATCGCCAGATGAACATTTCGGTTCCTGTGGATCCACTAGAATGGCAGATCTCACAGAACACTGCGAATCGCGTCCTTGCCTGCATTGCTAATACTATCGGTGCTGCTGAGTCTGTTCTCCGCGTTTCTGCTACTGGACATGATAAGCGCTTGTTCGTTAAG GTTGTGGTTACTCTTTATGTGCTATCAGTTTTGGGAAGGATAGCATCAGGCGTTACTGTTGCCTATGCCG GACTCTGTTTTCTTTGCCTTTACATGCTTGTTGAGAATTCTCAACTGATCAGCGTATGTTTGTCGAGTCAACGAAAGAGAAAGGACTCAAGAGAAACAGTTCAGAGCGACTAA
- the LOC101253796 gene encoding reticulon-like protein B22 isoform X1 produces the protein MEELNANEEIRRTINPRRKKDLRGPVPFIIIICGTLVYYHCVYRNASIVSLVSDVFTVILCSLAILGLLYRQMNISVPVDPLEWQISQNTANRVLACIANTIGAAESVLRVSATGHDKRLFVKVVVTLYVLSVLGRIASGVTVAYAEPDRHVKLYKFAPNPASISHPVDQYHSQLSDKKIMEGK, from the exons ATGGAAGAATTGAACGCTAATGAGGAGATTCGAAGGACAATAAACCCTAGGAGGAAGAAGGATTTGCGTGGTCCCGTACCCTTCATTATCATCATCTGCGGCACTCTCGTTTACTACCACTGTGTTTATCGGAATGCCAGTATCGTCTCTCTCGTCTCTGACGTCTTTACTGTAATCCTTTGCTCCCTCGCCATTCTCGGACTCCTGTATCGCCAGATGAACATTTCGGTTCCTGTGGATCCACTAGAATGGCAGATCTCACAGAACACTGCGAATCGCGTCCTTGCCTGCATTGCTAATACTATCGGTGCTGCTGAGTCTGTTCTCCGCGTTTCTGCTACTGGACATGATAAGCGCTTGTTCGTTAAG GTTGTGGTTACTCTTTATGTGCTATCAGTTTTGGGAAGGATAGCATCAGGCGTTACTGTTGCCTATGCCG AACCTGATCGCCATGTCAAACTGTACAAATTTGCACCAAATCCTGCATCTATTAGCCATCCAGTAGACCAATACCATTCACAGCTGAGTGATAAGAAAATAATGGAGGGCAAGTGA
- the LOC101253796 gene encoding reticulon-like protein B22 isoform X3 → MEELNANEEIRRTINPRRKKDLRGPVPFIIIICGTLVYYHCVYRNASIVSLVSDVFTVILCSLAILGLLYRQMNISVPVDPLEWQISQNTANRVLACIANTIGAAESVLRVSATGHDKRLFVKVVVTLYVLSVLGRIASGVTVAYAGGHICKLAGSKILTSKTAENTCSI, encoded by the exons ATGGAAGAATTGAACGCTAATGAGGAGATTCGAAGGACAATAAACCCTAGGAGGAAGAAGGATTTGCGTGGTCCCGTACCCTTCATTATCATCATCTGCGGCACTCTCGTTTACTACCACTGTGTTTATCGGAATGCCAGTATCGTCTCTCTCGTCTCTGACGTCTTTACTGTAATCCTTTGCTCCCTCGCCATTCTCGGACTCCTGTATCGCCAGATGAACATTTCGGTTCCTGTGGATCCACTAGAATGGCAGATCTCACAGAACACTGCGAATCGCGTCCTTGCCTGCATTGCTAATACTATCGGTGCTGCTGAGTCTGTTCTCCGCGTTTCTGCTACTGGACATGATAAGCGCTTGTTCGTTAAG GTTGTGGTTACTCTTTATGTGCTATCAGTTTTGGGAAGGATAGCATCAGGCGTTACTGTTGCCTATGCCG GTGGTCACATTTGCAAGTTAGCAGGTTCCAAAATCCTAACATCCAAAACTGCAGAAAATACTTGCAGTATCTAA
- the LOC101246832 gene encoding uncharacterized protein: MDFFKVKRFRKAHKPELENNTEEKPVPLPGEQKNENGNVGKTTYVDSTNAEPEDDDDDFITNEVKRRLKELRRNSFMVLIPEESAPEDDDADDEEEQVNMNPSDWRDVEAEGRQFWSGFNAVYDKYAEQMLFYDRLHVQQLREIGSHIPSTSSPRSAPKKLVSPFRCLSLKKMDEFQDETQHLHQPVADINQDLETAYVAQLCLTWEVLHCQYTQLSQKISSQPDSPIFYNHSAQQFQQLLVLLQRFIETEPFEPGTRPEIYARMRHALPMLLQVPKVQGSDQKKLEDDELPVLAPDLLKVIESSILTFRVFVKMDKKSSSVRNLFGSQNQMTTPVHQVQCSLEKKKVKLKELRKKTKNLKKKSWPSMAADVDLLLGLIDVKVMNRVLRMERISKEQLFWCEEKMKKLDVTDGKLQRDPSLILFPG; encoded by the exons ATGGATTTCTTCAAAGTGAAGAGGTTTAGAAAGGCTCATAAGCCGGAACTAGAGAATAATACAGAGGAAAAACCTGTTCCGCTGCCGGGAGAGCAAAAGAATGAGAATGGTAATGTGGGGAAAACAACTTATGTTGATTCCACTAATGCTGAAccagaagatgatgatgatgacttcaTCACTAATGAAGTAAAGAGGAGGTTGAAGGAACTGAGAAGAAACAGCTTTATGGTATTAATTCCTGAAGAGTCAGCTCCAGAAGATGATGATgcagatgatgaagaagaacagGTGAACATGAATCCCAGTGATTGGAGAGATGTTGAAGCTGAAGGACGACAGTTTTGGTCTGGCTTCAATGCCGTGTATGACAAATACGCTGAACAAATGCTGTTTTATGACCGCCTGCATGTTCAGCAGCTGCGTGAAATTG GTTCACATATTCCATCTACTTCTTCTCCAAGATCTGCACCTAAAAAGCTTGTATCACCCTTTCGGTGCCTATCCTTGAAAAAAATGGATGAATTTCAAGATGAAACTCAGCACTTGCACCAGCCTGTGGCTGACATTAATCAAGATCTTGAAACAGCTTATGTAGCTCAGTTGTGCTTGACCTGGGAAGTTCTTCACTGTCAATACACACAATTGAGTCAGAAAATCTCTAGCCAACCTGATAGTCCCATCTTCTATAATCACAGCGCTCAGCAGTTTCAGCAGTTATTGGTCTTGTTACAACGATTTATTGAAACTGAACCTTTTGAACCGGGTACGAGGCCTGAAATTTATGCTCGCATGAGACATGCATTGCCTATGCTACTTCAGGTTCCTAAAGTCCAAG GTTCTGATCAAAAGAAATTGGAAGATGATGAGTTGCCAGTTCTTGCTCCAGATCTACTTAAAGTGATTGAAAGTTCAATCCTCACTTTTCGTGTATTTGTGAAGATGGACAAGAAGTCTAGCAGTGTACGTAATCTTTTCGGAAGCCAGAACCAGATGACAACACCTGTTCATCAGGTTCAATGTTCTCTTGAAAAG AAAAAGGTGAAACTGAAGGAACTACGGAAGAAAACAAAGAACCTGAAGAAGAAATCATGGCCTAGCATGGCAGCAGATGTGGACCTGTTGCTTGGCCTAATTGATGTGAAAGTCATGAATAGGGTCCTAAGAATGGAAAGAATCAGTAAGGAACAGTTATTCTGGTGcgaagaaaagatgaagaagctAGATGTAACTGACGGCAAGCTGCAGAGAGACCCCTCTCTTATCTTATTTCCTGGTTAG